From the Chloroflexus aurantiacus J-10-fl genome, one window contains:
- a CDS encoding amidase, with translation MDALIERLQAALHAAGIPATDTDFAGILEKGFLSRFADVERLLDTVDQEQLPDMLDATSLPVSSDQTDSGDTSLPADDLNTIMGVAEEFRKRTLSSVEVVEWALEQIAEKDARLNAFQIVMAESALADARAADAEIRAGTIRSPLHGVPIAVKDLFDVAGYPTAAGSRIRAGVMASSDSTVVARLRAAGAIIIGKTRMSEFAYSPGSNNAHYGPTANPYHPERDSGGSSSGSAVAVSTVMAYAAIGTDTGGSIRIPAAHCGIVGLKPTHGRVSLAGGFPLSWSLDHAGPLARSVADAAVILQAIAGPDPRDHRTLRPESPFAVSGLLDYIDQVRIGLLTADGSGQAITDAAGLAAMQRVADALAERGATVIPIEVPELEALRLLNPALLAIEAAALHLPWLRSRLDEYGEFMRQRILAAFIYSPVDAVRVQQARANLRRRVAERLAGIDVLITPVTPGPAPALGVPTPTSFTGPWNFLGWPALSLPTGREENGLPRAAQLIARPWCESLLLRVAQHAEDFIGHLPLPL, from the coding sequence ATGGACGCGCTTATTGAACGATTGCAGGCAGCCTTACACGCCGCAGGTATCCCGGCTACCGACACCGATTTCGCCGGCATTCTGGAAAAGGGCTTTCTCAGCCGGTTTGCCGATGTCGAACGCTTGCTCGATACCGTCGATCAAGAGCAATTGCCCGATATGCTCGACGCCACCAGTCTGCCGGTAAGCAGCGATCAGACAGACAGTGGTGACACTTCGCTGCCCGCCGACGATCTGAACACCATCATGGGTGTCGCCGAAGAATTTCGGAAGCGCACCCTTTCATCGGTTGAAGTGGTTGAATGGGCGTTAGAGCAAATCGCGGAAAAGGATGCCCGCTTAAACGCATTTCAGATTGTGATGGCCGAAAGTGCCCTGGCCGACGCACGGGCTGCCGACGCCGAAATCAGGGCCGGCACCATTCGCAGTCCACTGCACGGCGTACCGATAGCGGTGAAAGACCTGTTCGATGTCGCCGGTTACCCGACCGCAGCCGGATCACGGATTCGCGCCGGGGTTATGGCGAGCAGCGATTCGACGGTGGTTGCGCGTTTACGGGCAGCCGGGGCCATCATTATCGGCAAAACCCGGATGTCGGAATTCGCCTACTCACCCGGCTCGAATAATGCCCATTACGGTCCGACTGCCAACCCCTACCATCCAGAGCGGGATAGCGGTGGCAGTAGCAGCGGTAGTGCGGTTGCTGTCAGTACGGTGATGGCCTATGCCGCTATCGGCACTGACACTGGCGGCTCGATCCGGATACCGGCAGCGCACTGCGGGATCGTCGGTCTCAAACCAACCCATGGCCGGGTAAGCCTGGCCGGCGGATTTCCCCTGTCGTGGTCACTCGATCATGCCGGCCCGCTGGCCCGCTCAGTCGCCGATGCAGCCGTCATCCTCCAGGCTATCGCCGGGCCTGATCCACGCGATCACCGCACCTTGCGACCGGAGTCGCCTTTTGCGGTAAGCGGTCTGCTAGATTATATTGATCAGGTACGAATTGGACTTCTTACCGCCGATGGCAGTGGTCAGGCAATAACCGATGCGGCTGGGCTGGCCGCAATGCAGCGCGTTGCCGACGCACTGGCTGAACGAGGCGCGACTGTCATACCGATTGAAGTTCCCGAACTGGAAGCGTTACGGTTACTCAACCCGGCACTGCTGGCAATCGAAGCAGCCGCCTTGCATCTGCCATGGCTACGCTCTCGCCTCGACGAGTATGGGGAATTTATGCGCCAGCGTATTCTGGCCGCCTTCATCTACTCGCCGGTAGATGCCGTTCGCGTCCAACAGGCGCGGGCCAACCTGCGTCGGCGGGTGGCAGAACGTCTGGCCGGGATCGATGTCCTGATCACACCGGTCACACCGGGGCCGGCGCCGGCACTGGGAGTGCCGACACCAACGTCCTTTACCGGGCCATGGAACTTCCTGGGATGGCCTGCTCTCAGCCTGCCAACCGGACGGGAAGAGAACGGGTTACCTCGCGCCGCCCAATTGATTGCCCGACCCTGGTGTGAATCGCTGCTCTTGCGCGTCGCGCAACATGCCGAGGATTTTATCGGGCACCTACCGCTGCCACTGTAA
- a CDS encoding flavin monoamine oxidase family protein: MSRLASDVFDVVVVGAGAAGLAAARTLHNAGARVTIVEARPRIGGRVWTERSCGPYPIELGAELIHGEHTSTVALAHMAGLTLAEVDRYNGLRWGTPARLVQDLPATDPAWQTITAARDVWHKLATQYADDAADRSLAAELIQRGVDPARLPIADVVLAQTCCAELETLSCVDLAREIRGDRAGPREFRLREGYDTLLNWLARDLDIRLGSPVHAIIHQADEVQIKTPASILRARHCIITVPVAVLAAGMIRFDPPLSASKQAAITAFRTLSATKHFFWFDEPLWDAGFAYAAHGGLFARWWTPAHPDLSAPLICCYVTASRAEILDRLPDDTVRTLGLAELSRILGRDDVARRCTGFRRYRWAHDPFARGGYAHLLPGMAWARPALAAAEGSLHFAGEATAFDSNPQTVHGAIDSGRRAAQECLR; encoded by the coding sequence ATGTCTCGATTGGCATCTGACGTATTTGATGTGGTCGTCGTTGGCGCCGGTGCAGCCGGCCTGGCGGCGGCCCGCACCTTGCACAACGCCGGTGCACGGGTAACCATTGTTGAAGCCCGGCCACGCATCGGTGGCCGCGTCTGGACTGAACGGAGCTGCGGCCCCTATCCAATCGAGTTAGGGGCCGAGTTGATCCACGGTGAGCACACCAGTACGGTAGCGCTGGCGCACATGGCCGGGCTGACCCTCGCTGAGGTTGACCGTTACAACGGGTTACGTTGGGGTACACCTGCCCGCTTAGTCCAGGATTTACCGGCCACAGACCCGGCCTGGCAGACAATTACTGCGGCACGGGATGTGTGGCATAAGCTGGCGACACAGTACGCTGATGACGCTGCTGATCGTTCCCTGGCCGCCGAATTGATACAGCGCGGAGTTGACCCGGCCAGGCTACCGATTGCCGATGTCGTCCTGGCGCAGACCTGTTGCGCTGAACTGGAAACACTTAGTTGTGTTGATCTGGCCCGCGAAATACGCGGAGATCGCGCCGGTCCTCGCGAATTCCGGTTGCGTGAAGGCTACGATACGCTGCTGAACTGGCTGGCACGAGACCTCGATATTCGGTTAGGTTCGCCGGTACACGCGATCATCCATCAGGCTGATGAAGTTCAGATTAAAACGCCGGCCAGCATCTTGCGGGCGCGTCACTGCATCATCACGGTACCAGTAGCAGTGCTGGCTGCCGGGATGATTCGGTTTGATCCGCCACTTTCCGCTTCCAAACAGGCGGCAATAACCGCATTTCGCACCTTATCGGCCACCAAACACTTCTTCTGGTTCGATGAGCCGCTGTGGGATGCCGGATTTGCCTACGCTGCGCACGGCGGCCTGTTTGCCCGCTGGTGGACGCCGGCCCATCCCGATCTGAGTGCGCCCCTAATCTGCTGTTACGTAACGGCCAGTCGGGCCGAAATACTTGACCGCTTACCCGATGATACAGTGCGAACGCTGGGACTCGCCGAACTCAGCCGCATCCTGGGCCGTGACGATGTGGCCAGGCGGTGTACCGGGTTTCGCCGCTATCGCTGGGCACATGATCCTTTTGCCAGAGGTGGCTATGCCCATCTGCTGCCGGGAATGGCTTGGGCACGACCGGCACTGGCAGCGGCAGAAGGATCGCTGCATTTTGCCGGTGAAGCCACCGCGTTCGACAGCAACCCGCAAACAGTCCACGGCGCAATTGACAGTGGTCGGCGAGCAGCGCAAGAGTGTCTACGGTGA
- a CDS encoding carboxypeptidase-like regulatory domain-containing protein, with protein MRTIIVLCLLLSLTACTTAQPTPTPTDELIIPTPVSGQAVVYGRVLSSITGQPIYRVRVAFAEVIRNGETAIFVDDAAFSPFAETDTDGRFVLPDLPPKEYVIVIGDPFGLNDVVRNPDGLPKVWNIEAGQQLDIGEVRVNIGV; from the coding sequence TTGCGTACCATTATCGTCTTGTGCCTGTTGTTGAGCTTGACCGCTTGCACCACAGCTCAACCTACACCCACGCCCACTGATGAATTAATCATTCCAACCCCGGTAAGTGGGCAGGCTGTTGTCTATGGTCGGGTACTTTCCAGTATTACTGGACAACCAATCTATCGAGTTCGGGTGGCTTTCGCGGAAGTGATTCGCAATGGTGAAACGGCGATCTTTGTCGATGACGCTGCCTTTAGTCCTTTCGCCGAAACTGACACCGATGGTCGTTTTGTGCTGCCAGATTTGCCACCCAAAGAGTACGTGATTGTCATCGGTGACCCGTTTGGCCTCAATGATGTGGTGCGTAATCCTGATGGATTACCAAAGGTGTGGAACATCGAAGCCGGTCAACAGCTTGATATTGGCGAGGTGCGTGTCAATATCGGGGTCTAA
- a CDS encoding class I SAM-dependent methyltransferase, which translates to MSLYTTARRWLATNSSRVYLERFLQQAARQLPAGSRVLDAGAGDCRYAGLFQHTNYIAVDFAKVAKPYGELDVIADLVHLPFPSAYFDAIICTQVLEHLPKPQIALGELHRLLRPGGKLWLTAPLYYEEHEAPFDFYRYTRFGLDHLLSAVGFQITSLTPLEGYWGTLAYQWRSAAYQLPWILPSSYGSPIVRLVSIPFLITMKLMLASASVFATHVDLRYYDTSRWHCKNYKIEAYKPDIPQSTL; encoded by the coding sequence ATGTCATTGTATACAACGGCACGACGCTGGCTAGCCACGAACTCTTCACGTGTTTACTTAGAACGCTTTCTGCAACAAGCTGCCCGACAACTACCGGCAGGTAGCCGTGTGCTTGATGCGGGTGCAGGAGATTGTCGATACGCTGGCCTGTTTCAACATACCAACTACATAGCCGTCGATTTTGCGAAAGTGGCGAAGCCATACGGTGAACTTGACGTCATTGCTGATCTGGTTCATTTACCATTTCCATCCGCGTATTTTGATGCGATTATCTGCACCCAGGTGCTTGAGCATCTTCCAAAACCGCAGATTGCATTGGGCGAACTACACCGACTGCTGCGTCCCGGCGGAAAGTTATGGCTCACCGCGCCACTCTACTACGAAGAGCATGAGGCGCCATTTGATTTTTATCGCTACACCCGGTTTGGTCTCGACCATCTGCTTTCCGCTGTCGGTTTTCAGATCACATCACTCACACCATTGGAAGGCTACTGGGGAACACTGGCGTATCAATGGCGTTCGGCAGCGTACCAGTTACCCTGGATACTGCCCTCCTCCTATGGCAGTCCTATCGTGCGACTTGTTTCAATACCTTTTCTGATCACCATGAAACTGATGTTAGCAAGCGCGAGTGTGTTTGCCACGCATGTAGACCTGCGGTATTACGATACATCACGCTGGCATTGTAAAAATTACAAGATAGAGGCGTATAAACCAGATATACCCCAAAGTACCCTGTAG
- a CDS encoding NAD-dependent succinate-semialdehyde dehydrogenase encodes MTATAEDVLSTLPLRLLINGEWRDANNGATFAVINPANGTVLGYVPNAGVEETRTAIAAAVAAQPGWAATPAGERAALLRRVAQMMLDRQQELATIMTLEQGKPLAEARGEIAYAASFLSWFAGEAERIYGMTIPASTNAKRILVLRQPVGVVAMITPWNFPSAMITRKLGPALAAGCTVICKPAEQTPLSALALGQLFSEAGAPPGVINILTCQDPRPFADTIFADTRVRKISFTGSTEVGKELMRRSADTLKRVSLELGGNAPFIVFADADLDAAVRGAVASKFRNAGQTCVCANRIFVQRPIYAAFAERFAAEVNRLTVGDGLQPGVNIGPLIDDQARQKVERHVHDAIAAGARVLVGGGPAPLGGNFWLPTVLLDARSDMLVAREETFGPVAPLIPFDDEAEVIRMANDTPYGLAAYAFTRDVGRVWRLAEGLEYGIIGINDPIPSTAQAPFGGVKQSGIGREGGPTGIDEYLDIKYVSIGI; translated from the coding sequence ATGACTGCGACCGCAGAGGACGTGCTGTCAACGCTGCCATTGCGTCTGCTGATAAATGGCGAATGGCGTGATGCAAACAATGGGGCAACGTTTGCGGTAATCAATCCGGCAAATGGCACAGTGTTGGGTTATGTCCCCAACGCTGGCGTCGAAGAGACACGAACTGCAATTGCGGCAGCCGTAGCCGCTCAGCCGGGCTGGGCAGCCACCCCAGCCGGTGAGCGGGCCGCCTTGTTACGGCGGGTTGCGCAGATGATGCTGGACCGGCAGCAAGAACTCGCCACTATTATGACCCTCGAACAAGGCAAGCCGCTGGCCGAAGCACGCGGCGAAATCGCTTACGCTGCGAGTTTTCTGAGCTGGTTTGCCGGTGAAGCGGAACGCATCTATGGCATGACGATTCCCGCTTCGACCAACGCCAAACGGATTCTGGTGTTACGTCAACCGGTGGGTGTAGTGGCGATGATTACACCCTGGAACTTTCCGAGCGCGATGATAACCCGCAAGCTGGGGCCGGCCCTGGCCGCCGGTTGTACGGTCATTTGTAAGCCTGCCGAGCAGACCCCGCTCTCGGCACTGGCGCTAGGCCAACTCTTCAGCGAGGCCGGTGCCCCACCCGGCGTGATCAATATCCTGACCTGTCAGGACCCGCGCCCCTTCGCCGACACGATCTTCGCCGATACTCGCGTGCGCAAGATTAGCTTTACCGGTAGCACCGAGGTTGGCAAAGAGCTGATGCGCCGCTCAGCCGACACCCTTAAGCGGGTGTCGCTGGAATTGGGCGGAAATGCGCCATTTATCGTCTTCGCTGATGCCGACCTCGATGCTGCGGTTCGCGGCGCAGTAGCCTCGAAGTTCCGTAACGCCGGTCAGACTTGTGTGTGTGCGAATCGTATCTTTGTGCAGCGTCCTATCTATGCGGCCTTTGCCGAACGCTTTGCGGCTGAAGTCAACCGCCTGACGGTTGGTGATGGCTTACAGCCGGGGGTCAACATTGGCCCACTCATCGATGATCAGGCCCGCCAGAAGGTTGAACGTCACGTTCACGATGCTATTGCTGCCGGTGCGCGAGTTCTGGTTGGTGGCGGACCTGCCCCGCTCGGCGGCAATTTCTGGTTGCCGACGGTGCTGCTTGATGCGCGCAGCGATATGCTGGTTGCCCGTGAAGAGACGTTTGGCCCGGTTGCCCCGCTCATTCCCTTCGACGACGAGGCAGAAGTGATTCGGATGGCGAATGATACGCCGTATGGTCTGGCAGCTTACGCCTTCACCCGCGATGTCGGTCGGGTCTGGCGCCTGGCGGAAGGGCTGGAATACGGGATCATCGGTATCAACGATCCCATTCCCTCGACAGCACAGGCACCGTTTGGCGGTGTCAAGCAGAGTGGGATCGGACGCGAAGGCGGGCCAACCGGTATTGACGAATATCTGGATATCAAGTATGTCTCGATTGGCATCTGA
- the accC gene encoding acetyl-CoA carboxylase biotin carboxylase subunit — translation MFRTILVANRGEIALRVMRACRELGLRCVAVYSEADRDAPHVAYADDAFLIGPPSPAESYLNIDAIIRAAKATGAEAIHPGYGFLAENASFVRAVTAAGLIFIGPPAEAMERMGGKTAARREATAAGVPVVPGVLEPVTDAAEVRRLGKEFGYPIAIKAVGGGGGRGLRVVRSPEEVDEAFAAARREAEVAFKNGELYVEKYLDDPRHIEIQVLADRYGNAVALGERDCSVQRRHQKLIEECPSPALTPELRAEMGAAAVRLAKAVGYVSAGTLEFLFQDGRYYFLEMNTRIQVEHTVTEMVYGIDLVAAQIRIAQGEKLWFKQEDVVPRGHAIECRINAEDPLHNFRPALGTIGEYHEPVGFGVRVDSGVRAYYTVPSHYDSLLAKLITWGSDRQEAIARMRRALAEYRIEGVTTIIPFHQAALEHPVFTAGAATVNFIPRHPELFSRAAELTPPTAASAGAEPAPEPRRFTIEVNGRRFGVAVFGDGMNATPVASPSRSAPARRAAPKKTTLAAPVDAVISPIQGRVVAVRVAHGQQVEAGQVLFIVEAMKMENEITAPHSGTIAEVRVEVGTTVEAGAMLATYQNTANNTNGK, via the coding sequence ATGTTTCGTACAATATTGGTTGCCAATCGTGGAGAGATTGCCCTGCGCGTGATGCGCGCTTGCCGGGAATTGGGGTTGCGGTGCGTCGCCGTCTATTCCGAAGCGGATCGCGACGCCCCGCACGTGGCGTATGCCGATGATGCCTTCCTGATCGGCCCACCTTCACCGGCTGAAAGTTATCTCAATATTGACGCAATTATCCGAGCGGCCAAAGCTACCGGTGCTGAGGCGATTCACCCCGGTTATGGTTTTCTAGCTGAAAATGCCAGTTTTGTCCGTGCAGTCACCGCAGCCGGTCTGATCTTCATTGGCCCTCCCGCCGAAGCCATGGAGCGCATGGGTGGCAAGACCGCTGCCCGCCGTGAAGCGACCGCTGCCGGCGTGCCGGTTGTTCCCGGTGTGCTCGAACCGGTTACTGATGCGGCAGAGGTGCGGCGATTGGGGAAAGAATTCGGCTACCCGATTGCGATCAAAGCGGTAGGCGGTGGCGGTGGGCGTGGTCTGCGCGTGGTGCGTTCACCGGAAGAGGTTGATGAAGCCTTCGCAGCAGCTCGGCGTGAAGCTGAAGTCGCGTTCAAGAATGGTGAACTGTACGTCGAAAAATACCTTGACGATCCGCGACATATTGAAATCCAGGTGCTGGCTGATCGTTATGGGAATGCGGTAGCTTTGGGGGAACGCGACTGTTCAGTACAGCGCCGCCATCAAAAACTGATCGAAGAGTGCCCCTCGCCAGCCCTGACGCCCGAACTGCGGGCAGAGATGGGGGCTGCCGCGGTACGGCTGGCAAAAGCCGTCGGGTATGTCAGCGCCGGCACGTTGGAGTTTCTCTTTCAGGATGGGCGCTACTACTTCCTGGAGATGAACACACGCATTCAGGTCGAACACACCGTCACCGAGATGGTGTACGGCATCGATCTGGTTGCCGCGCAGATTCGGATTGCCCAGGGCGAGAAGCTCTGGTTCAAACAAGAGGATGTAGTGCCCCGCGGCCACGCTATTGAGTGTCGGATCAATGCGGAAGACCCGCTCCACAACTTTCGCCCGGCACTGGGCACCATCGGCGAATACCACGAGCCGGTTGGCTTCGGGGTACGGGTAGATAGCGGCGTGCGCGCCTACTATACCGTGCCGTCACATTACGACTCGCTGCTGGCCAAACTGATCACCTGGGGAAGTGACCGACAGGAAGCAATTGCCCGTATGCGACGGGCACTGGCCGAGTACCGGATTGAGGGTGTCACGACCATTATTCCATTCCATCAGGCCGCGCTTGAACATCCTGTTTTTACGGCAGGTGCAGCGACCGTCAACTTTATTCCGCGCCATCCCGAACTCTTCTCCCGTGCGGCAGAGCTAACGCCACCAACGGCTGCTTCAGCAGGGGCTGAACCGGCACCGGAACCACGCCGATTTACCATCGAAGTCAATGGCCGGCGTTTTGGGGTGGCCGTTTTTGGCGACGGTATGAATGCGACACCAGTTGCATCGCCATCACGTTCAGCACCTGCGCGCCGTGCTGCCCCCAAGAAGACGACGCTGGCCGCGCCGGTTGATGCGGTGATCAGCCCAATCCAGGGTCGTGTCGTTGCGGTGCGGGTGGCCCATGGGCAGCAGGTGGAAGCGGGCCAGGTGCTCTTCATTGTGGAAGCGATGAAGATGGAGAATGAGATCACCGCGCCGCATAGTGGCACCATTGCTGAAGTACGCGTTGAGGTGGGAACGACGGTTGAAGCCGGGGCGATGCTGGCAACGTATCAGAATACGGCGAATAACACGAATGGCAAATAG
- a CDS encoding CARDB domain-containing protein, with protein sequence MRRVFNALLAVIALLLATHSALPVSAQGSAYNTNFITSITYQNVGTATANITFTFYPTSGGTPISFSRTLAANAGASLNVGSTSELSGFSGQGSAVISSDQPIVATVVQLPQNANVRNRPLSNGFGSNDGSNNVLIATVLKNTFNQTTKFSIQNADTTNVNVTLRFFAVGSATPTHTETFSLNVGTARFFDAGTISQLGTSFNGSATIQATGKVVATAIEATTDTSYKVSAFEGVAQGSNTVYMPSALCNFGSTQQRSAYAVQNTSTTNSATVTVTYKDTNNNTVATQTANIPANAKFSFQTCSASGIPSNFSGSATITSSGAPIVAIGKVFSGSPAYAALATAFVGASAGASKLAAPYVRWTQTRFDINPGNRQRAFIAIQNVGSGASGTITVKYYDLNGNLIGTHTISSINSGQKTNSTPIAATPAAGKTTADLAEFGYIGGFGGSATIECAGTGCQIVAVVRIASANSATNTADIVAEDYNAIPIN encoded by the coding sequence ATGCGTCGTGTGTTCAATGCCCTTTTAGCAGTGATTGCGCTGCTCCTGGCAACTCATTCTGCACTTCCGGTGAGCGCACAGGGCAGTGCCTACAACACCAACTTTATCACATCCATTACGTACCAGAACGTCGGCACCGCTACCGCAAACATTACGTTTACCTTTTACCCGACATCGGGCGGTACGCCAATTTCATTCAGCCGCACTCTTGCTGCTAATGCCGGTGCATCGCTCAATGTTGGCTCAACAAGCGAGCTGAGCGGCTTTTCCGGGCAGGGTTCGGCGGTCATTTCCTCGGATCAGCCAATTGTGGCGACGGTTGTGCAATTGCCACAGAATGCAAATGTACGCAATCGCCCCCTGTCCAATGGCTTTGGTAGCAACGATGGTAGCAACAACGTTCTGATTGCAACGGTATTGAAGAATACGTTTAATCAGACCACCAAATTCTCAATCCAAAATGCTGACACAACAAATGTTAACGTAACGTTGCGATTTTTTGCCGTTGGTTCAGCCACGCCTACCCACACCGAGACCTTTTCATTGAATGTTGGTACCGCTCGCTTCTTTGATGCCGGTACCATTAGCCAGCTCGGCACAAGCTTCAACGGATCGGCAACCATTCAAGCTACCGGTAAAGTTGTGGCTACGGCAATTGAAGCAACAACCGATACTTCTTACAAAGTGAGCGCGTTTGAGGGTGTTGCCCAGGGGAGTAATACGGTCTACATGCCAAGCGCCCTCTGCAATTTTGGTAGCACTCAGCAGCGCTCTGCCTATGCTGTGCAGAACACCAGCACCACAAATTCGGCAACTGTCACTGTGACGTATAAAGATACAAACAACAATACAGTTGCAACTCAGACCGCAAATATTCCGGCTAACGCGAAATTCAGCTTCCAGACATGCAGTGCCTCTGGTATCCCGAGTAATTTTAGTGGCTCAGCAACCATTACCAGTTCGGGCGCACCGATTGTCGCCATTGGTAAGGTCTTCTCAGGCAGCCCGGCATACGCCGCACTGGCCACCGCATTCGTTGGTGCGTCTGCCGGTGCCAGCAAGCTGGCAGCACCTTATGTGCGCTGGACGCAAACCCGCTTCGATATTAACCCCGGTAACCGACAACGCGCATTTATTGCCATTCAGAATGTCGGTTCGGGTGCTTCAGGCACCATTACGGTCAAATACTACGATTTGAATGGTAATCTGATTGGTACCCATACGATCAGCTCTATCAACTCTGGTCAGAAGACGAACTCGACCCCCATCGCTGCCACACCTGCGGCAGGCAAGACGACAGCCGACCTTGCGGAGTTTGGCTACATCGGTGGCTTTGGTGGCAGTGCGACGATTGAATGTGCCGGAACCGGTTGTCAGATTGTCGCCGTTGTTCGTATCGCATCGGCGAACTCGGCAACGAACACGGCAGATATTGTCGCCGAAGACTATAACGCTATTCCGATCAATTAA
- a CDS encoding NAD(+) synthase encodes MQPFFSIYRHNLARLAVAIPAVRIAEPVFNAERTIALARRAAAEGAILVLFPELGISAYSNDDLFQQSTLLDAVEQALLTIAAAANDINALLLVGAPLRHEGRLFNCAVAIYRGQIIGVTPKSYLPNYREFYEKRHFAAARDAIGDTIQLAGQNVPFGTDVIYDVTTLPGLAVHVEICEDLWTPLPPSTFAALAGATVLCNLSASNITIGKADYRRALCMNQSARTLAAYLYSAAGPGESTTDLAWDGHALICENGELLAESQRFCDEEQIIFADVDLERLLQERARQTSFSDSIGDYRSHVRHMRRIPLAITLPVVTDLRRSVARFPFVPNDPATRDERCYEAYNIQMHGLMQRMRSAGVEKVVIGVSGGLDSTQALIVAARTMDRLGLPRQNVLAYTMPGFATSSQTRRNAHALMTALGVSAHEIDIRPSALQMLRDLGHPAGEGAAVYDVTFENVQAGERTSHLFRLANYHNAIVVGTGDLSELALGWCTYGVGDQMAHYNVNASVPKTLIQHLIRYVIRSGELGDEANRVLESILATEISPELVPASSSDDKPAQRTEEIIGPYALQDFNLYYITRYGFRPGKVAFLAMHAWGNADVGAWPEGLPANERRAYDLPTILHWLRVFLFRFFQISQFKRSAMPNGPKVGSGGSLSPRGDWRAPSDARATVWLAELDRVVAEVGDTLEKKHWDVRNA; translated from the coding sequence ATGCAACCATTCTTCTCGATCTATCGCCACAATCTGGCCCGATTAGCGGTGGCTATTCCCGCAGTACGGATTGCCGAACCGGTCTTCAACGCTGAACGAACGATTGCTCTGGCCCGGCGTGCTGCGGCTGAAGGGGCAATTCTCGTGCTGTTCCCCGAACTCGGCATCTCGGCCTACAGCAACGATGATCTCTTTCAGCAGTCAACCCTCCTCGATGCGGTTGAGCAGGCACTACTCACGATTGCTGCGGCGGCCAACGACATCAATGCCCTGCTGCTCGTCGGCGCTCCCCTTCGGCACGAAGGCCGGCTTTTCAACTGTGCGGTAGCCATCTACCGCGGACAGATTATTGGCGTTACGCCGAAGAGTTATTTACCGAATTACCGGGAATTTTACGAAAAACGCCATTTTGCCGCTGCCCGTGATGCTATCGGTGACACTATCCAACTGGCCGGTCAGAACGTACCTTTTGGCACCGATGTAATCTATGACGTTACAACCCTGCCCGGTCTTGCTGTACACGTTGAAATTTGTGAGGATTTGTGGACGCCGCTCCCACCCAGTACCTTTGCGGCGCTAGCCGGGGCGACAGTTCTCTGCAATCTGTCGGCATCAAACATCACGATTGGCAAAGCCGATTACCGGCGGGCGTTGTGTATGAATCAATCGGCGCGCACCCTTGCCGCCTACCTCTACTCGGCTGCCGGGCCGGGTGAGAGTACGACCGACCTGGCGTGGGATGGACACGCGCTGATCTGCGAAAACGGCGAGCTGTTGGCCGAGTCGCAGCGCTTCTGCGACGAGGAACAGATCATTTTTGCCGATGTCGATCTGGAACGCCTGCTTCAGGAGCGCGCCCGCCAGACCAGCTTTAGCGACAGTATTGGCGACTACCGCTCACACGTGCGTCACATGCGCCGTATCCCGCTCGCCATCACCCTGCCGGTTGTGACCGACCTGCGGCGCAGTGTTGCCCGCTTCCCCTTTGTGCCCAACGATCCGGCGACCCGTGATGAACGCTGCTACGAAGCCTACAACATCCAGATGCACGGTCTCATGCAGCGCATGCGCAGTGCTGGAGTGGAAAAAGTGGTGATTGGTGTTTCGGGCGGTCTCGACAGCACCCAGGCGCTGATCGTCGCGGCCCGCACGATGGATCGGCTGGGGTTGCCGCGTCAGAATGTCCTGGCCTACACGATGCCCGGCTTTGCGACCAGCAGCCAAACCCGGCGCAACGCGCACGCGCTGATGACAGCGCTCGGCGTGAGTGCGCATGAAATTGACATCCGCCCCTCGGCGTTGCAAATGCTCCGCGATCTGGGCCATCCGGCAGGCGAAGGCGCAGCCGTCTACGATGTCACGTTTGAAAATGTACAGGCCGGCGAACGAACCTCGCATCTGTTTCGCCTCGCCAACTACCACAATGCGATTGTCGTCGGCACCGGTGATCTGAGTGAATTAGCACTCGGCTGGTGTACCTACGGAGTAGGCGATCAGATGGCGCACTACAACGTCAATGCGTCGGTGCCGAAAACCCTCATCCAGCACCTGATTCGCTACGTCATCCGCAGCGGCGAACTGGGAGACGAAGCCAACCGGGTGCTAGAGTCAATTCTGGCGACTGAAATCTCGCCTGAGCTGGTACCGGCTTCGAGCAGCGACGACAAACCGGCGCAACGCACCGAAGAGATTATCGGGCCATACGCGCTTCAGGATTTCAACCTCTACTACATCACCCGCTACGGCTTTCGTCCGGGTAAAGTTGCCTTCCTCGCCATGCACGCCTGGGGTAATGCCGACGTTGGTGCCTGGCCAGAGGGGTTACCGGCAAACGAGCGGCGCGCTTACGACCTGCCGACCATCCTGCACTGGTTACGGGTCTTCCTGTTCCGCTTCTTCCAGATCAGCCAGTTCAAGCGGTCGGCCATGCCCAACGGTCCCAAAGTCGGCTCAGGTGGCTCGCTCTCGCCGCGCGGCGATTGGCGGGCACCGAGTGATGCGCGGGCAACGGTGTGGCTGGCTGAACTTGATCGGGTGGTGGCGGAGGTGGGGGATACGCTTGAGAAAAAGCATTGGGATGTGCGAAATGCATGA